The DNA sequence TTCTTTGAGAAACGACAGTCTTTCTCTCTCATAGGTAACCGGGTCCTTATTTAGGATTTTCGccatatttattcttaataactatgctaatattaatttatacttgaaTTTACTCATTAGCAAGCGAAAATTTgtgtatgtaaaataaaaaagtaaagtaacCAAAACATGTGgagctaattaattaaccctAGATCTCCAGCTTCTGTCCATAGCTccatttcttaataaaaaaagaaataaaataaataaataaaattgatgataaataaataaataataaataaataaatatataaattaggtATATATGTAATGTATGTAAAAATCACTGATCACTTGACGGGTCCATCggatatattaaataataataaataataataataacacaatACACTAACGACGAAGCTAAACCGTGGATATCAAAATGGCGTCCTACCGCCTTCGAGAGcaagtattattttaaatttaaaatataattaaattattacccaggtgttttattaaattaatattgttttttgatatatttatttatgagcgATGAGTTTTTTAATGGAGATGGACGATTCTTTATAAACTTGACCGAGTCTTTGCTGTCACGTCCGTAATGCACCAAAGCTACTGTGAGCTGATCACTACTCCCAGCTACCTGCCACCCGGACTTGGGCGCGAGTTATTTGAACTTAAATAACGcacaacaattattttatttttaaattatggatttattatttgcggtggatttaaatttaagttattgttgaaagttattgttaatatttatttaattattgatgcaCTGATACAGACTATTGTAGACAACTACAGTGTTACCCCCATTTCCGTCTGTTAGCTgctgattttaaattttatttaacgccAGATGGCGGCATTTTCTTGggaaaacattttttcggATACTACTGACATCTGCCGGCTGATTgcgtattttttgtttatttaattttggttttttttctatttttaattttttaagttaattgtttatgatattttttgattttgacAGTTGTTggtttgatttatttgttatttgatattggcgggaaaatttgaattttgaaatttgtttttgttaatttttggttgtttatttattaaatattattaatatttgtgaaaattatttgtgttttaatatatttgaatttttaataagcgggaaaattgaaaattttgaattttagcttcggattaattttattattttgtaaattaaatttatgatgtttaatttaatttttgatttgcgcgggtaaatatgaaatttgaattttgttttttaataatttattattttaattttgataaattaaaagattatttgtaatttttattttaattttttgaaagcgggaaaaattttaatttgaattttaatttttttgtaaatttatgattttaattaattaaagtttaattgtgacattaaattttaagagaattgaaagttaattataaaattacgcataatttaaatcgattgattaTCGATTTATGATATCGATTAACTATCGATTtattaaatcgattaattatcGAATTATTAAATCGATTCAGAAATTCGATGATCGAACAAATTGGcgggatttttaaataaaactttttagatGATTACTAtcctattaaaaattaattttatttttaatagttttgaattttatttaaattattatttttttttgagtaattagaaaaaaaattgaattatttgaaaagagaataaaaatatgaaagtttTGATAGCTAGATAATGTCAAGCGGTAAATTTCCGTTAGTCTGAGTACCCatatcattatattaaaaaaaagtaaaaaaataatcaaatttaataattaaaaaaatttggatttttttttaaaattaatcataggCTTGAGGGTACTCATTTGacttgaaatttcatttaaaaaaaagattttcaaaaaaaatttgattcataCATcgggtaaaaaatatataacatatttttctgataattGTATGAAAAATTGTCTATACATTAAAATTTCGGCTGAAATATCAACGATACAAGAAAAGTGTACAGATacaattttttaggaaatttaattttctacaaaaaaggtcttataaaattttgagataaacCCCATAGTTtctgagtaattttaataattagtcgAGTGCGGTTATTAGTACGTACGCCAGTCACCAGGGGAAATGAAAATCAATACAAAAATACGACAAATACATTCATATTCATCATACGTAAGTATTGAGTATTGAAATACagacgtaaaaaataataaaaataaaaaaaaaataaatttattatttttttttgacattaatTAAAGATGCCTTATAAAAGACGTAAAACTGTCCAGAGTAATGGAATGAAAAAAGGTTTAAAAACTAAGCGTAAGAACAGGGATCTCGATCAGGTACCacgtgtttttattttcatttaatttttttttgtttcattacatgaatttatgcaattataattatttttatttttcattatttagaTTGATGACGATTTGCAACCAGAGaatgctaaaaaattattaaatcaagatATTGATTTTGATAAACCTGGTAGTGGACAATTTTATTGTGTCGAGTGTTCGTAAGtaacctaaaaaattttattttcttatttatttgtaattatttcaatttttcaacatttgaaaatttggcggtggaaatttaaaaaaaaattcattgactttcacacttaaaaattttgtaaaatttaaaaaaaaaatttgaatttataaaaattttgttgggAATAAAAAGAGGTTGTGGATTTTAATGcagtttgaatttcaaatttaaattttaaagagaTGTTCAAAATCTGTCATGAGATATCgggttaattttttcaaaatcctgtaattaatttattcaaaattttaagaaaaattaaaacagggtggccacaaagaaatgatttaaaaattccctgatatttcccggttttccagtaaagtttttcacatttttccctgagtttgaaattttattcgaatctagatattcaaagtttttattacattttcattttcaatagtttaatttgataattaaatgataagagGAACCGTAACAAAGTgccaactaaataaattaatattgcctacttttaattattcgatgttaaaaatgtataagttaaaatatttaataagaaatttaatgatttgaataaattaaaagtacactggttacaaaaattaagggatactaaaaaaattaaaaattttttattaattttcccCAGGTTGTAACTTGAaggaaaatggtcgtacaaaaaaaacaaaaattcaaactgtagcttcaagtgtctagttttctgatctggtctttaaatttttttattatgcacgGTTCCGGGGCAATCAACAATCAAtcataattatcgaaaaaaatttattgaatctCGAAGACCGTTTTTAAGACGACCAAAAATttggttaatttatttttcgatagatttcttaggattactccggaaccacacatggtaaaaaaatttaaagaccagATCAGAAAACCAGACACTTTAAGCTACAAGttgccttttttatttttgtcgtaTGACCATTTACCTTCGAGTTACAACCTGGGGAaaatcactttaaaatttcaaatttttttgacatcccttaatttttataactcgtatattatttaaaattttttaaattt is a window from the Microplitis demolitor isolate Queensland-Clemson2020A chromosome 4, iyMicDemo2.1a, whole genome shotgun sequence genome containing:
- the LOC103571449 gene encoding zinc finger protein 593, whose amino-acid sequence is MKINTKIRQIHSYSSYMPYKRRKTVQSNGMKKGLKTKRKNRDLDQIDDDLQPENAKKLLNQDIDFDKPGSGQFYCVECSRHFIDEEARDKHRRSKVHKRRLKALEITPYTIEESERAAGHGSWVTPAKRKIETLTRDKLEQDLEPKRMRTSST